The segment CGGGGTCTCAGGAGAGATGCGCAGTGATCATCTCACGAGATGCCGGCCTCCGCCGGCATGACGATGATTGGTGGATCAATCCGCGAAGGGATCGCGGACCAGGATCGTGTCCTCGCGCTCGGGGCTGGTCGAGACCAGCGCGACCGGGCACTGGATCAGCTCCTCGACGCGGCGGATATATTTGATCGCCTGGGCCGGCAGCTCGGCCCAGCTCCGCGCGCCGGCGGTCGACTGGCTCCAGCCCTCGATCGTCTCGTAGATCGGGGTGACGCGCGCCTGGTCCTGCGGGTGCGGCGGCAGATAGTCGTAGGTCTTGCCGTCCAGCTCATAGCCGGTGCAGATCTTGATCTCGTCGAAGCCGTCGAGCACGTCGAGCTTGGTCAGCGCCACGCCGGTGATGCCCGAGACCGCGGCCGACTGGCGCACCAGCACCGCGTCGAACCAGCCGCAGCGGCGCTTGCGGCCGGTGACGGTGCCGAACTCGTGGCCGCGCTCGCCGAGCCGCTGGCCCATCTCGTCCTCCAGCTCGGACGGGAAGGGGCCCGATCCGACGCGGGTGGTGTAGGCCTTGACGATGCCGAGCACGAAGCCCGCCGCCGACGGGCCGAGGCCCGATCCGCCCGAGGCGGTGCCGGCGATCGTGTTCGACGAGGTGACGAACGGATAGGTGCCGTGGTCGATGTCGAGCAGCACGCCCTGCGCGCCTTCGAACAGGATGCGGCGGCCCGCCTTGCGCGCCTCGTTGAGGGTCAGCCAGACCGGCTTGGCGAAGGGCAGGATGAAGTCGGCGATCTCGGCGAGCTGCGCCTTGAGCGCCTCGCGGTCGATCGGCGGCTCGTTGAAGCCGGCGCGCAGCGCGTCGTGGTGCGCGCAGATGCGGTCGAGCTGCAGTTCGAGATCGTCGAGATGGGCGAGGTCGCAGACCCGGATCGCGCGGCGGCCGACCTTGTCCTCATAGGCCGGGCCGATGCCGCGCCGGGTGGTGCCGATCTTGCCCGATCCGCTGGCGTCCTCGCGCAGCCCGTCGAGGTCGCGGTGGAAGGGCAGGATCAGCGGCGCCGTCTCGGCGATCTGGAGGTTGTCGGGGGTGATGGTGACGCCCTGGCCCTGGAGCTTGGCGACCTCGTCGCGGAAGTGCCAGGGATCGAACACCACGCCGTTGCCGATCACCGACAGCGTGCCGCGGACGATGCCCGAGGGCAGCAGGCTGAGCTTGTAGGTCTGGTTGCCGACGACCAGCGTGTGGCCGGCATTGTGGCCGCCCTGGAAGCGGACGACGACATGGGCGCGCTCGGCGAGCCAGTCGACGATCTTGCCCTTGCCCTCATCGCCCCATTGGGCGCCGATCACCGTGACGTTGGCCATCAATCTGTCCTGTTCAGTTTAACCTCCGTTCGTCCCGAGCGATGTCGAGGGACGGGCGGAGGAGGGGATTCAAATGGCTTCGGGAGTCGTTCCCCGAAGGATATGCGTGCAGCCGAGCGCCGCCGCGTCGTCGCTTTCCGACAGCGCCGCGATCGTGATCCAGTCGTCGGCGCGCAATGCCGCGCCGGTCGCCGCGTCGGTGCCGAGCGGCAGGAACACCCGGCGATGCTCGACCGCGCCCAGGCCGACGTCGACCAGCGGATCGATGAACAGCGAGAAGCCGATCGCCTTCTCCTCGGTCCCGTCGGGATGGACGATCGTGTAGCTGCCGCCGCGGCCGATCTCGCCCGACAGGCCGTCGCCGAACAGCGAGAAGCCGATCCAGGTCTGATATTCGAAACCGTGCCGCTCGGTCGGGTCGAGCGTCAGCGCGACGCGGTCGCCGATCGCGGCGACGATCGCCTCGATCGCTGCGAGCCGCTTGTCGAGCGTCTGCGCGCCGGCGATCGCGCGCAGCTTGGCGAGCGCCGGGCCGACCGGGCCGGCCGCCTCGATGAAGGGGAGATAGGCGTCGGCGCCGAGCGTGGCGAGCCCGCCCGCATCCTTGGCGTCGAGCATCGCGCGGGCCGCGTCGACCTTGTCGGCGGGCAGCGGCATCGCCCCGGCCGCGAGCGTCTCGACCAGGTCGGGCAAGGTGAGGTCGACGGTGATGCCGGTGACGCCCGCGACTTCGAGCGCCTCGACCGCGACGCGCAATATCTCGATCACCGCGGCGAGGCTGTCGGTGCCGATCAGCTCGGCGCCCGCCTGGGTCAGCTCGCGCTCGGGGCGGAGCTGGGTGGCGCGCAGCTTGAGCACCGGGCCGCCATAAGCGAGGCGAAGCGGGCGCGGGCGGTGGCCCATCCGGGTCGCGGCGATGCGGCCGACCTGGGCGGTGATGTCGGGGCGCAGCGCCAGGGTGCGCTGCGAGACCGGATCGACGAAGCGGAGCAGGTCGCGCGCGCCGGCCGACTTGAGCTGGCCGACCAGTCCCTCCTCGAACTCGGCGAGCGGCGGCGACACCCGCGCATAGCCGTGCCGGCCGATCGCGACGATCACCCGATGGAGCAGCCGCGACCCGGCCTCCGCCTGCGGGGGCAGGCGATCGCGAAGTCCTTCGGGCAGCAATCCGGGGGCGATGGTCATGCGGAGAGGCTCATAGCGGCATGTGCGCGGCATTCAACATAATCGTCGCACCAGCGGAGGCTGGTGCCCATGTCTGTTTTCCCGCACGATGGCCTTCATGAAAGGCGGACACGTCTACATCATGAGCAATGGCGTTTCGGGAACGCTGTACCTTGGCGTGACGGCCGATCTCGCCGCCCGTGTTTACCAGCATCGGATCGGCGAGGGTTCGGCCTTCTGCCGTGAGCATGGGCTCACGAAGCTGGTCTATGCCGAGCCTCACGACAGGATCGAAAACGCCATCGCCCGCGAGAAGGCCCTGAAGAACTGGAAGCGGGCCTGGAAGATCAACCTGATCGAAAAGGCCAATCCCGGCTGGCGCGATCTCTATGAGGAGATCATCGCCTAGCCGGGAGAGACATGGGCCCCTGCCTGCGCAGGGGCGACGTCCGTTCTGCTGCTTAGAAGCTCAGCGCCTTGGCGGTCTTCACGCCGGGGAGCTGGGCGATCTTCGCCTTGAGCGCGTCGTCGACGGGGGTGTCGACCGACAGCAGCAGCACCGCCTCGCCGCCGGCCGAGCGGCGGCCGAGGTGGAAGGTGCCGATGTTGACGTTCGCCTCGCCCAGGGTCGAGCCGAGGCGGCCGATGAAGCCCGGCGCGTCGACGTTGACGATGTAGAGCATCGTGCCGCCCAGGTCGGCCTCGACCTTGACGCCGTAGATCTCGACGAGGCGCGGCTCGGCATTGGCGAACAGCGTGCCCGCGACCGACTTGGCGCCCTCGGCGGTGGTGACGGTGACGCGGACCAGGGTCGAATAGTCGCCCTCGCGATCATGGCGCACCTCGCGCAGGTCGAGGCCGCGTTCCTTCGCCAGGAAGGGCGCGTTGACCATGTTCACCGTGTCCGAATAGACGCCCATCAGCCCGGCGAGCACCGCGCCGGTGATCGGCTTCTGGTTGAGCTCGGCGGCGGCGCCCTCGACCTCGATCGCGACCGCCTTGATCGCGTCGCCCTCGAGCTGGCCGACCAGCGCGCCGAGATGCTCGGCCAGCGCCATGTAGGGCTTCAGCTTCGGCGCTTCCTCGGCCGACAGCGACGGCATGTTGAGCGCATTGGTGACGCCGCCCGACAGCAGGAAGTCGGCCATCTGCTCGGCGACCTGGATCGCGACGTTGACCTGCGCCTCGTTGGTCGAGGCGCCGAGGTGCGGGGTCGAGATGAAGCCGGGGGTGCCGAACAGCGGCGACTCGGTCGCCGGCTCGGTGACGAAAACGTCGAGCGCGGCACCCGCGACATGGCCGCTGTCGAGCGCTTCCTTGAGCGCCGCCTCGTCGATCAGGCCGCCGCGCGCGCAGTTGACGATGCGCACGCCCTTCTTGGTCTTCGCCAGATTCTCCTTCGACAGGATGTTCTTGGTCGAATCGGTCAGCGGCGTGTGCAGCGTGATGAAGTCGGCGCGGGCGAGCAGGTCGTCGAGATTGACCTTCTCGACGCCCATCTCGACGGCGCGCTCGGGGGTCAGGAAGGGATCATAGGCGACCACCTTCATCTTCAGGCCGATCGCACGGTCGGCGACGATCGAGCCGATATTGCCGGCGCCGATCAGGCCGAGGACCTTGTTGGTCACCTCGACGCCCATGAAGCGGTTCTTCTCCCACTTGCCGGCCTGGGTCGACTTGTCGGCCTCGGGCAGGTCGCGGGCGAGGGCGAACATCAGCGCGATCGCATGCTCGGCGGTGGTGATCGAGTTGCCGAACGGGGTGTTCATCACCACCACGCCCTTGGCCGAGGCGGCGGGGATGTCGACATTGTCGACGCCGATGCCGGCGCGGCCGACGACCTTGAGATTGGTCGCGGCGGCGAGGACGTCCTTGGTGACCTTGGTCGCCGAACGGATGGCGAGGCCGTCATACTGGCCGATCATCGCGATCAGCTCGTCCTTGGTCTTGCCGGTGATCTCATCGACCTCGATCCCGCGGTTGCGGAAGATCTGCGCGGCGAGCGGGTCCATCTTGTCGGAAATCAGTACCTTGGGCATGATTCTTGATCCTTGGATTTAACCTGTCATCCCGGCGAAAGCCGGGATCTCCCTTTTCTGAAAAGGTGGAAGGCAGGGAGATTCCAGCTTTCGCTGGAATGACGGTGAGAGAGGGGAAGCCCGGCTTACGCCGCGCGGGCCTGGGCCCAGGCCCAGTCGAGCCAGGGGCCGAGCGCCTCGACGTCGGCGGTCTCGACGGTGCCGCCGCACCAGACCCGCAGGCCCGGAGGCGCATCGCGATAGCCGGCGACGTCATAGGCCGCGTCCTCGAGCTCGAGCGCGCCGGCGATCTTCTTGACGAGGGCGAGCTTCGCTTCGTCGTCGAGACCCTCGACCGCGCCGTCCGCGAACTTCAGGCAGACCGAGGTGTTCGAGCGCGAGGCCGGGTCGGCCGCGAGATGGTCGATCCAGTCGGTCCGCTGCACCCAGGCGTCGAGCGCCGCGGTGTTGGCGTCGGCGCGGGCGATCAGCGCGTCCAGGCCGCCGATCGACTTCGCCCATTCGAGGCTGTGGATATAATCCTCGATCGCCAGCATCGACGGCGTGTTGATCGTCTCGCCCTTGAAGATGCCCTCGATCAGCTTGCCGCTCTTGGTCATGCGGAAGATCTTCGGCAGCGGCCAGGCCGGGGTGTAGCTCTCCAGCCGCTCGACCGCGCGGGGGCCGAGCACCAGGATGCCGTGCGCGCCTTCGCCGCCCAGCACCTTCTGCCAGGAGAAGGTGACGACGTCGAGCTTGTCCCAGGGCAGGTCCATCGCGAAGCAGGCCGAGGTCGCGTCGGCGATGGTCAGGCCCTCGCGATCGTCCCTGATCCAGTCGCCATTCGGAACGCGCACGCCCGAGGTGGTGCCGTTCCAGGTGAAGACGATGTCGGTCGACTGGTCGAGCGCGGCGAGGTCGGGGAGGCTGCCATAGGGCGCCTTGACCACGTCGGCCTCGATCTTGAGCTGCTTGACGACATCGGTGACCCAACCCTCACCGAAGCTCTCCCAAGCGACCATCGTGGCCTTGCGCGCGCCGAGCAGGCTCCACAGCGCCATCTCGACCGCGCCGGTGTCCGATCCGGGGACGATGCCGATGCGATGGGTGGCGGGGACGCCCAGGATCTCGCGGGTCAGGTCGACGGCATGGTTGATGCGCGCCTTGCCGAGCTTCGACCGATGCGAACGGCCGAGCGATCCGGTAGCGAGTTTTTCGGGGGACCAGCCGGGCGGCTTAGCGCAGGGGCCGGAAGAGAAATGGGGACGTGCCGGCTTGGAAGCCGGGCGAGCAATATCAGTCATATAGACTCTCCTCACAGAGAGCACGCGCTGCGTTGGGACAGCGTGGCCCGCCGCCGCTTCTAGAGATGGAATGGGGCAAGTCAATGACTGAAAAGGGTCGGGGGCGAAAATATCGTTCGCTGTTGCAGCGAAATATAAAAACTGAAATCTCAATAGGTTGTTCGAGAACAATCGTCACCCTTGCGAAGGCAGGGGTCCATGTCTCTCATCGGCCAGATGACCATCGGGGAGAAAACAGACATGGATGCCAGCCTTCAGCCTCTGGCTGAAGTTTATCCCGAGCGCCTGCCTTGCAGGCAGTCGAGGGGCTGGCATGACGCGAGGAGAAGGGGGGGCGCCCAGCAAAGAAAAAGCCCCGGAGCGGAACCCCGGGGCTTCATATCCTGTCGCGATGCGGACCGCTTACTTGGCGGGCGCCGCCTCGTTGCCGCCCTCGGCCGGGGCCGCGGCATTGTCGGCCGCGCCGCCTTCGGCCGCCGGGGCCGCCGCTTCGGCGGGCACCGCCGGCATCGGCCGCGGCGAATTGCTCTGCTGGTTGAGATAGGCGATGACGTTGGCGCGATCCTCGGGCTTGGAGAGGCCCGCGAAGGTCATCTTGGTGCCCGGCGCGAACGCCTTCGGGCTCTTCAGCCAGTCGCTGAGATTCTGCCAGTCCCAGGTGCCGCCCTTCGACTTGAGCGCATCGGAGAAGGCGAAGCCGTGCGCGCCCTGGCCGACGCCCTCGCCAAGGACGCCCCACAGATTCGGGCCGAGCGCATTCGGGCCGCCGTTCGCGGCATTGTGGCAGGCGGCGCACTTCTTGAAGACGTCGGCGCCCTTCGCCGGATCGGCGCTGGCGAGGTAGAAGGCGATCGGCTTGTCGGCCGCGGCGGCAGCGCCGGCGTCGCCTTCTTCCTCGACGCCCTCGACCACATAGCCCATCTTTTCCGGACGCTCGGCCTTGAAATATTCGCCGCTGAGGATCGAAAGGCCCAATGCGGCAATGCCGCCAGCCAGCGCCCAGCCGGCAATAGTGTTCGCGCGATCGTCCATGTGCCCCTACAGCTCCCATTGGCAGCGTGGGGGGGAAGTGCCCACGCCGAATTCGCGCCCCCTTTAGAATCGCTTCCGGTGCTCCGCAAGCGTTGGAACGCGCTAATATGTCGCCGGGCGGCTTGCGGCCGACGCGGCAGCCGCCTAATCCGCGCCCGTGATGCAGAACTATCCAGCCCCCGCCCAGGCGCTCGTCGCCGAAATGACCGCCGCCGCAGAGGCCGAACCGGCGCGGGCCGTGGCGTTTCAGGGCGCGCCCGGCGCCAACTCGCACATCGCCGTGCTGGAGGCGGTGCCCAACGCTCTGCCCGTTCCCTGTTTCAGTTTCGAGGACGCGCTCGACGCGGTGCGCGATTTCCGCGCCGATTGCGCGGTGATCCCGATCGAGAATTCGCTGCACGGCCGCGTCGCCGACATGCATTTCCTGCTGCCCGAGTCGGGCCTCGTCATCACCGGCGAGCATTTCCTCCACATCAACTACACGCTGATGGCGCTGCCCGGGCACGGCAAGATCACCAGGGTGATGAGCCATCCGCAGGCGTTGGGCCAGTGCCGCCACTGGCTGCGCGCCAACGGCATCGCGCCGGTCGCCTATCCCGACACGGCCGGCGCCGCCGCCGCGGTGGCCGAGGCCGGCGATCCGCATCTCGGCGCGCTGGCGCCGTCGATCTCGGCGGGCATCTACGGGTTGAAGGCGGTCGAGGAGAACATCGTGGACTCGGCCGACAACACGACCCGCTTCGTGGTCCTCGCCCGCGAGGCGCGCGACATCTCCCCCGACGACGGCCCGGTGATGACCACCTTCATCTTCGAGGTGAAGAACATCCCGGCGGCGCTCTACAAGGCGCTGGGCGGCTTCGCGACCAACGGGGTCCAGATGACCAAGCTGGAGAGCTACCAGCGCGGCGCGACCTTCTCCGCGACCGAATTCTACGCCGACATCGAGGGGCATCCCGACGAGCCGCACATCCGCCGCGCGCTCGAGGAACTGGCCTTCCACACCAAATGGGTGCGTCTGCTCGGCACCTATCCCCGGGCCCGTGAGCGCGGCTTCGGCTGATCAGGCCGTTCTCGTCATTCCAGCGAAAGCTGGAATCTCCCTGCCTGCTCGCCGAAAGAAGAAATGAGATCCCGGCTTTCGCCGGGATGACGGTTCATGAGGGCGAGGTCTGACTACGCCCCGTTCACCCAGGCGGTGAGCAGCGTATGGGCGATCGCGATCGGGAAGGGGACGCGGAAGGCGGTGCCGGGGTCGCCGGCCAGCGCCGCGCGGACCTCGTCCCTCGTCGCCCAGAGCGCGTCGCCCAGTTCGTTGGTGTCGAGGGTCAGCGCGTCGCTCTCGACCGTGGCGATGCAGGCGATCATCAGTTGCGAGGGGAAGGGCCAGGGCTGGCTGGTGACGTAGCGGACCCCGGTGACGACGACGTCCGCCTCCTCGTTCAGTTCGCGCGCGACGGCCTCCTCGATCGACTCGCCCACCTCCAGGAAGCCGGCCAGCGCCGAATAGAAGCCATTGGGCGCGCGGACGTTGCGGCCGAGCAGGACGCGGCCCTCATGCTCGGCCAGCATGATCACCACCGGGTCGGTGCGCGGGAAATGCTCGGCGCCGCAGCCGCCCTCGACCGCCAGGCAGAAGCGCGCCCAGCCCGACCGCGCGACGCCGGTCGGCCGGCCGCAATTGGCGCAGAAGCGGTGGCGCGCATGCCAGTCGACCAGCGAGCGGGCCGCGGCATAGGTCGCGCTGGCGCCGGGCTCGGTCATCGTCCGCGCGATCGCGATCGACTCGCCGCGCTGGTCGCCCTCGGCCGGGCTTGCGGTCAGCGCGACGAAGCGCGGCGCGCCGTCGATCAGGCCGAGCAGGGCGAGTCCGACGCCGGCCGGCGCCTCCGACAGCGGACCCCAACTCAGCCGCCCGTCCTCGTCGAGCACCGGCTTCAGCCCGTCGAGCCGCAGCAGCCGGGCGGCGGGATCGGCGCGCTGCTCCTCGAACCAGGCGGGCCGGTCGCGTTCGATGTCGACCCGGGCGAGCGGCGATCCGGTGAAGCCCGGGACGGGGAAGCTGGCCATGATCTGCTCCTATGCGCGGCTGGCGATGGCGCGCGCGGCGGCGCGGGCGAAGAGGGTGGGGAGGCCGGCCTGCTCGATCTCGTCGATCGGCCACCATTCGCCGTCATTGGCGCGGAGCGGTTGCACGGCGGTGACGACGCGCAGCCGGAGCGCGAAATGGGTGAAGACATGGTCGACCGACCCCGCCTCGCGCCAGGGCGCGTCGACCGGCGCGTCGGCGAGGCCGGGGTCCTCGTCGGTCCAGGGACCCGAGGGCAGCGCGCGCATGCCGCCGAGCATGCCCTTGTCGGGCCGCCGCACCAGCCAGACGCGCGCGCCGTCCTCGATCCAGAAGGCGGTGCCGAGCCGCTGCGGCTTGGCCTTCTTCGCGGCCTTCACCGGATAGTCCTCGGGATTGCCGGCGATCCGCGCGGCGCAGCCGGCGCTCAGCGGGCAGAGCAGGCATTGCGGCGCGCGGACCGTGCAGATCGAGGAGCCGAGGTCCATCATCGCCTGGGCGAAGTCGCCGGCGCGCGCGTCGGGAGTGATCCGGTCGACCAGCGCGCGCAGCGCCGGGCGGGCCCTGGGCAGGGCCTCGTCGAACGCGAACAGGCGGCTCGCCACCCGCTCGACATTGGCGTCGACGACGACCGCGCGGCGGCCGAAGGCGATCGCGGCGATCGCGGCGGCGCTGTAGTCGCCGATGCCGGGCAGCGCGCGCAGCCCCGCCTCGCTGTCGGGAAAGCGGCCGCCATGATCGTCGGCGACGGCGCGGGCGCAGGCGATCAGGTTGCGGGCGCGGGCATAATAGCCGAGCCCCGCCCAGGCGGCCATCACCTCGCCCTCGTCGGCGCGGGCGAGGTCGGTGACGGTCGGCCAGCGCGTCGTGAAGCGATCGAAATAGGGCTTCACCGCCGCGACGGTGGTCTGCTGCAGCATGATCTCCGACAGCCAGACGCGATAGGGATCGGTCGGCGCCTCGCCGGGGGCGGCGCGCCAGGGCAGGCGGCGATGATGGGCATCGTACCAGGCCAGCAAATTTTCGGGGACGGCATCGACGGACATGGGGCGCCTATGGCATGAAGCACGCGATGAGCGAAACCGGCAAGACACGATCCCCGACGAAGGCCCCGGCGAAGAAGCCTGCCGCCATGGTGCGCGAACCCCGTCCGCGCGGCGGCGCGGCGCGCGCGGTGGCGGACATGGTGCCCGATATCGGCCGCGCCGCCTTCCGCCGCTTCGGCTTCGTCCAGAGCTCGGTGGTCAGCCGCTGGGCGGAGATCGTCGGCGAGCGCTATGCCCGCGTCTCGATCCCCGAATCGATCCGCTTCCCGCAGGGGCGCCGCGCCGACGGGGTGCTGACCCTGACGGTCGAGGGATCGCACGGCACCATGCTCCAGCATGTCGTGCCGACGATCATCGAGCGGGTGAACCGCTTCTTCGGCTATTCGGCGGTCGCCCGGATCGCGATCAAGCCCGGCGCCTGCGCCGCGCCGCAGCCGCCGCGCGGCCGGGTGGCGCCGCCGTCGCTCCGTCCGGTGCCGGTCGAGCTGGGCGAGAGCCTGCGCACGGTCGGCGATCCCGAGCTGCGCGCCTGCCTCGAATCGCTGGCCGGCGCGCTCGCCGCGACCAGCGGACCTCCCGTCATCGCATCCGGAGACAGCAACCGGTGATATCGATCCTCGTCCGGGCGGCCCTGTCGCTCGCCCTGCTTTCGCCCGCCGCGCTGGTTGCGGCCACCCCCGCCAAGCCCGCCGTTGCCGCCAAATCGGGTGTCGCTGCCAAGAAGAACTGGCTGGCGATGACGAGCCGCACCGCCGAGGGCGCGATCGTCGTCGGCAATCCGGCGGCGAAGGTGAAGCTGGTCGAATATCTCTCGCTGACCTGCCCGCACTGCGCCGACCTGTCGACCCAGTCGATGCCCGCGCTCCAGCGCGACTATATCGCCAAGGGGCTGGTCAGCTTCGAGGTCCGCCATGCCGTCCGCGACGGCTATGACTTCGCCGCCTCGCTGTTGCTGCGCTGCGAGCCGCCGACCCGCTATCTCGAATCGCTGGAGGCGCTGTTCGCGACCCAGGGCAACTGGATGGAGAAGGCGCTGACCGCCAAGGACATCCCCGGCTTCGACGGCAAGTCGGGCGACGAGAAGATGGCGGCGGTCGCCAAGGCGGCCGGCTTCGACGCTTTCTTCGCGAAGCGCGGCGTGACGCCGAAAGCCTATGCGGCCTGCATGGCCGACACCAAGGCGAAGGAACAGCTCGGCCAGATGGCCGGCTATGCCTGGCAGCGCGACCAGATTCCCGGCACCCCGCTGGTGCTGATCAACGGCCAGCGCCAGGAGGCGGTGCATGGCTGGGCGGACCTCGAACCGCTGATCAGGGGCGCGCTGAAGTAGGGTCGCAGGTCGAGCGCCGCGCCCGGCGCCTCTTGCGCCGACCGCCGTCGAGGCTATCACTGTCGGCAACGGCCGGGTTCGGCTGCTTGGAGACTAGGATCTGATGAAGAAGCTGCTTCCCGTCGCTGCGATCGGCCTGGCGCTGGCGCTCACCGCCTGCGGCAAGAAGGACGCGGACAACGCCGCGACCAACACCGTCGCCCCGGCGGCGCCGAGCGCGCCCTATACCGGCAAGGACTGGACCGCGACGCTGGTCAAGACGCCCGAGGGCGGCTTCCGCATGGGCAATCCGGACGCGCCGGTGAAGCTGGTCGAATATGCCTCGATCACCTGCCCGCACTGCCGCGACTTCAGCAAGGTCGGCGGCGATCCGCTGCGCCAGACCTATGTCCGCACCGGCAAGGTCAGCTGGGAATATCGCAACTTCGTGCTCAACCCGCTCGACGTCGCCGCGACGCTGGTCGCGCGCTGCCAGGGCGCCGAGACCTTCTTCCCGTTCATCGACCAGCTCTA is part of the Rhizorhabdus wittichii RW1 genome and harbors:
- a CDS encoding Protein-disulfide isomerase-like protein — its product is MKKLLPVAAIGLALALTACGKKDADNAATNTVAPAAPSAPYTGKDWTATLVKTPEGGFRMGNPDAPVKLVEYASITCPHCRDFSKVGGDPLRQTYVRTGKVSWEYRNFVLNPLDVAATLVARCQGAETFFPFIDQLYATQTEWVGKFNSVDEATLRSVGGLPQQEQFTKLIELSGLGDFFKERGVPADRIQACLSDKAALAELLKIRDHGANEDKVDGTPNFLINGERQEGVYDWPGLEAKLRERVR
- a CDS encoding protein of unknown function DUF1159 (PFAM: protein of unknown function DUF1159), encoding MKHAMSETGKTRSPTKAPAKKPAAMVREPRPRGGAARAVADMVPDIGRAAFRRFGFVQSSVVSRWAEIVGERYARVSIPESIRFPQGRRADGVLTLTVEGSHGTMLQHVVPTIIERVNRFFGYSAVARIAIKPGACAAPQPPRGRVAPPSLRPVPVELGESLRTVGDPELRACLESLAGALAATSGPPVIASGDSNR
- a CDS encoding Protein-disulfide isomerase-like protein, with translation MISILVRAALSLALLSPAALVAATPAKPAVAAKSGVAAKKNWLAMTSRTAEGAIVVGNPAAKVKLVEYLSLTCPHCADLSTQSMPALQRDYIAKGLVSFEVRHAVRDGYDFAASLLLRCEPPTRYLESLEALFATQGNWMEKALTAKDIPGFDGKSGDEKMAAVAKAAGFDAFFAKRGVTPKAYAACMADTKAKEQLGQMAGYAWQRDQIPGTPLVLINGQRQEAVHGWADLEPLIRGALK